The window caggcaaagggagaagcaggttctccacggGGAGATTGAtgcaagactctatcccaggaccctgggatcatgacctgagccagaggcagttgctcaaccactaagccacccaggtgccccagggagaattttaagcagactccatgcccagcaggagCCTGACTGGGGGAGCGGGGTggttggggcttgatctcaggactctgagatcatgatctgagccaaaatcaagagtcagattaaccgactgagccacctaggcaccccaataagtagccaacttaaaaaaattatcttattgaTAATATTTCTTGTTTACTGGTGCTTtcattatttgtaagattttcaATATTTGAATAGATAATACATTCACACATTAAAAGTCAAAAGTAATAAATGGTTTAATGCGAAAAGTCTCTCTTGCTTCTCCTATTTCACAGTTTCTGTCCATTGGTTCCATACTAggaataatttatgtaaattattttatttcattctttttcacacaATGGCAATTTACTATAACAGTCTCTTAAGCCATCTTGTGccttcttgcttttctcttcttatagCATGGAGATCAGCCTACCTTAAGAACAAAGGGAATTCACTGAAGGGACCACCAGGTTCAGGTTCAGGACATACCTAATAACAAGAACCAGAAAATAACAGTACTATTAGTCATTTGGTCAGAGTCGGCTGCTAGATGAGTGGACACCCAAAAGTTTACTTCCACTGAAGAATCTccctgaaggggcacctgggatgccttagtcggttaagcatctgacttttgatctcagttcAGATCTGGAATTCACAGTcaagagttcaagccctgcagtgggctccatgctgggtgtccAGTctacttgaaaagaaaagaaaggaaaagaaaaaagaagaatctccCTGCAAGCAGAATTCAACTGGCCAAAATGAGGGCACACATTATCCTTGGCTGTAGCAGGAGGACCCAGCAACCTCTGGGACCCTTTGGCTTCTGTTTGGGAAGGCAGGACACAGAGGCTATATACAGCTGTGGAGCAGAGACAGGATTAGGCAGAATAGGGTGAAAGTGTCACCATGCCGTGTGCCCTCCGCTAGCACTTTTCCAGAAAAGCCTCCATTTCCGTGATCCTGTTTCCTACAAGTAACAGAGGTTACTGTCTGTGCTCTGAAGGTTATAGCTGACAAACACACCTGTTTGTTGTTCTCCTTGGTTAAAGCCCTGAGTACAGGCTTTAAAGTAGAAATGTGCATAATGTCTATAGGTAGAGGAGAATGAAATAGGTGGGCTTAGGTTAAGTAAACGTATGGTGAtgggggacgcccgggtggctcagcggttaaacgtctgcctttggctcaggtcatgatcctgtgatcccaggatcgagtccctcatcaagctccctgcatggagcctgcttcttctccctctgcctgtgtctctgcctctctctctgtgtctctcatgaataaataaaatcttaaaaaaaaaaaaaaaaaggtatggtGGTAGGAGACAAGCCTGGAAGCGGATTATAGGGAGCTCTGACTGTGAAGCTAAAGTGTTTGTCCTAAGGGGCGTTGCATGGcttaggtggttaagcatctgcctttggcttaggtcatgatcttgggggtcaggctccctgctcagtggggagtctgcttctctctctctccctttgcccctcttctcccacttccctgcttgtgctttctgctctctcttgtgctctctcaaataaaaatctttttgaaaaaataaagtgtccTGTAAGGATATAATTTTTGAGCAgacataaaatgaaagcaaatgattAGATTAATTTGGCAGTTGTGTGCAACATGGGCTTTAAGAAGAGACGGGATTCCAAGAAAACAAGTTAGGTGACATGAATTGTCCATATATACTATGATGGTATTCTAAGCTGGGAAGAAATTATTGGTTTGATTGTTTGTTGTAGTAGTCACTTTGCTAAATGATACTCCTGTTGGAGGCATGATAAAGCCCAGTAAATTGCAATAAATTCTTCCAACAACTTCCTCATTAAATTGATAGCTATATGGGACCCGTGGTCCCAACAAATTGAGAATTTCTTGATATTAATGACATTCTTTGTGGTGCTGAAATCCTATCTTGGTTTCCCCTTTACTATCCACAGTTATATTCTTTCTAAGCCTTATAATACCGCTTAAACGGTATACATTTAATATCTTTAGTGCTAAGTCATTTAGtcaatgctttccttttttattcattttcaatcCAGAGCTTTACAAACTTTAATTGGCCAAGTTTAGGATTCAATAAACtcaagaaacttttaaaaatcatgtgttcatggggcgcctgggtagctcagtcaattaagcatctaactcttgatttcagctcaggtcatgatctcagggttatgagatagagccctgtgtcagctccCCACTCActagagagtctgtttctctccctctccatttacCCCTCCCACAGctcctactttctgtctctaaaataaataaatctttaaaaaaaactatatgttCACTTCTGTTATCAAACCACAAATGCATTTTCATAAAACTTATTAGAAAATCTTTTGGtttgtcttggggcacctgggtggctcagtctgctgagcatctgcctttgactcaggtcactatctcagggtcctgggatggagccctgcaatgggctccctgatcagcggggagtctgcttctccctctccctctgctggtgcttGCGTGTACTCtctctcatgctccctctcttaagtctttaaaaataagaaaatcttttagTTTGTCTCTTGGAATTGCTTATTTGTTTCAAGGGACATATTATTATTGGTTTAAACAAACTGCttcattttcagtttcctttactTAGTTTTATATGTCCAATTCTTTATGGTTGACTTAATTtgtcggcttttttttttttttaataatttaaaaaatttgtttctaatctctacattcaacatggggctcaaactcatgaccccgagatcaagagtcaatcTGTCAGCTTtaataaatcatttctttcttgtaAAACATTgacatctgttaaaaaaaataacttattacAATTAACTctctttaaaggttttactttCCAGGTGTTtagtcatattttataatttctgttaaGTGACTTTACAAAGTTTTGGTAAGATATACAAATCACTTTTGCAGCTCACTAATAAATCTCCCGTTATTCATTTAACCAATTCTCAGATCTTCAGATACaatgactcttggtttaggctcaggtcatgatctcaagatcaggGGATCGAGGCCCTTGTTGGtctctgcgctcagcatggagtccacttgggattctctctccatcctctctccccaactaaaattaaaaaaatacaataaaatcttaaaaaaaaaaaaagaatgcacataATACAGCAACTAGTGCTACAAAGGTTTCCCAGACATCTCCATGAAAAGATGCCCATTAATCAATGGTCATAAAACATTCTACACAATTAAGTTGAACTCATGGGTTAATATTGAAACTTACATTACTTACACTTACTAACATTAACATAACTTACATTACTAACACTATTGCTTATTACACTACTATATATTTTACTAGCTAGTATATAGTAAAAATAAGCTGTACTAGTTAAGGTCCAGTATACTCAATCACATAAAATGTGAAGTTGCCTTACTGTAAGATTAATGAAATAACCAGAAGTCTGTAATAGCCAgctggaggtgtgtgtgtgtatgtctgtgtgtgcacgtgcacggggagggggggggggcgggggtcgaGAAGCCGAATGCCAACTGCATTTTATCTGAATTCACATTATTGTGGGGTCCATTATGATGATTCGTTTTCTGTATTGTAACCACCAAATATCAgcaagtttttggttttttaaagatttaatctatttattatttttatttattttttaaaagactttatttattcatgagagacacagagacagagagaggcagagacacaggcagatggagaagcaggctccttcacatcagcaggtagcctgatgtggtactcgcaccaaaccgctgagccacccacagatccccagattttatctatttatttgactgagcacacaagcagggggagtgcatgcagaagcagagagagaagcaggcctcccatcCAGCAGGGAAgtcgatgtggggctcaatcccaggagcctgggattaccacctgagctggaggcagacatctaatcaactgatccacccaggcatcccaacaaagcTTGTTCTGACAGGGAAAATGCAAAGTAGGGAGTCAGGCAAGAGACATTTCAAAGGACAAATCTATAGGACTTGGGAGGACTGGAGAGATGGAGGAGATGGGGGTAAATAAAATCCACATTCCTGGATCACTTGAAGTATAAAGATTGTGACAGAAAATGCAGCAGTAAAGTGGTTTCATTTCATTGCCTGGATTGGTAAAGGGATAGGAATGGAAATATAGGTTGGTTTTAATTATGTTACTGGAAGGTGATGATGGAAAGATCAAGTGACTAGGCAGTTATAGGACTTGAATTTGAGGTCAGGCTTCAGATAAAAATGGTAATCACGGACAAAACAGTAAGCAGTCTACGAACTGCTCAGAAGCGAACAAAACGTTGaataagaatttaagaaaaaattaagaggtaGAAACACATTAACACAAAAACTAACATTTGAAGTTTATGGTATCTTttcacatttgttattttaatggaACCCTTGAGGGGTTCCATCCTTGAGGGAACCCCCATccttgaggggtgggggagattAGTTTCAAgtagatttattcattcataaatatttattaagtgcttctGGGAATACAAGGGTGATTAAGTAACAGTCCTTGCCCTTAATGGGTTTCCAATCCAATGGGAGAGGCAGACAAGTAAATAATTAGGGGCCCTGATTCTAGTACTAACAATGCGGTTTAATAATTGGCTATTTATTTACTAGTCTCCATCCCAGAAAAATCACAAAGGTAAGGAATAGTGTCTTTATCACTCTTGTTATCTCCAAAGCCTAGCAAAGAATCTAGCATATAGGCATCCAGGAAATAGTAAcgaataaatgataataatttcaTTGAAATATTGAACAATTACATGGTTTTCCTTCTGTATTGACAAACTGTGATGATAGCTCcagtgaaaaataataacaaatcaaatgaaaataggTCTCAGCAATGATGAACACAATTTTATGGCAGAGCTTAATTAAACCGTGTGGTGAGTGTGAAACATTAGGAAACATGGTTAATTATGGTGGGTTGGAGATCAGATTTTGGAAAGCCTTATATGTTATGCCAAGGGATTTATACAGGTGGCTGTACTGAAGATTCAAAGAGAATGTAAGAGGGacactcaggtggctcagttaagtgtcttgctcttggtttcagctcagatgatGACCTCACGGGGTGTGAAACTGAGCCCAGTGTTGGACTCTGCccaagctgagtgtggagtctgtttcagattctctctccctctcccgctccatctgcttctccttgtTCACATGGTCTCTAAcagataaaatctgaaaaaacaaacaaacctggggcactgggtggctaaatcagttaagcatctgccttcagctcaggtcatgatctcagggtcctgggattgggccctatGTTGGGGTTCCCTCTCTCGTTGCCCTCCCTCccattccctccacccccctccccactcatgctctctctcgaatacataataaaatccttaaataaataattccttcttaaaaaaaaaaaacagcaaatgtaaGACATGAGAATGATAATCAAAATTATGCTTTGGAAAGACCACTTTGGTTGGAGTGTATGGGATTACAATAGACGAGTGCTTTCCAAACTTTTAAACACATTTAAGTGTGCATATAGGAGGCCAGCTGTACAGAACAACGCGCTTAACTTTTTTTAAGGTCCCAGCTGTGCTCAGCAAATGcttgaagaaaacaaatcacTGGGTACCTAAGAAGTACTTCATATACGTacatttccttccccttttcctttctctgaataCACTGATTTAAAAAAGAGCCAATGGATAGATCTTGAGGACATAAGGCAGGGGCTGAACAGACCCCCAagaggcagaaagggagggaatcAAGAACAGGAGGGCTTGCTTGGCAGAGGGCATGAGGACAAACAACTTTTCTCGAGATGGAAAGCAGACAATTTGAAGACAGACCTAAGAAATAGAGAGGAGGAAAATTTGCAGTTTCCATTAACTGGGAAGAGACTGGAAAAGAAGCAGGGGACATTAGATTGACAAATGTGCAATCTCCATCAGGATTAAACAATAAAATGGCTTAACTGAGGTCCTAACATATTAACTTGTGATGGTTGTTAACAGCATCTGGAAAGGCTCCCCAGCAGCTttgaggaaggtgggaggagcaAAGATGCAGGTGGTTGGAAGCATCCAGGACTGGCAACTGGCAGGATGAGAAGGGGCCTAAAGGAAGATGGAAAGTGATCTGAGAAAGCACTTGAAAGGCTTCCTGAAGTGAATAATTGTAGGGCACAGTTGAAGAAAGGAAGTTAGAAGAtgagtggggacgcctgggtggctcagcagttgaacttctgccttcagctcaggggatgatcccagggtctgggaatgaagtcccacattgggcttcctgtgagaaacctgcgtctccctctgcctaagtttctgtctcctctctctctctgtgtgtctctcctgaataagtaaaatcttaaaaaaaaaaaaaaaaaaaaaagaagttaacagAGTGGAATAGAGAAGAGCTAATGGATTTAAAATCTTGCTGAAAGCGATTCATGGCAACCTGATTTAGCCTTTATTCTTTTGGCTTTggcaaagaaaaattttgaacCTCCATAGActagaaaatgtgaaaacattttaaaatttaaaacaggttTTCTCTATGACAAAACCCAATTTACTTGTGTTCCAAGATATacctttttacaaaaaaaaaaaaaaattgctggagTTTAAAACTAAGTAGataaattactatattttattaaacttttaactACTCTTACATTGTTTTCCTTCTGTATTGACAAACTGTGATGACAGCTCAAGTGAAAAGAATAGATTTTTGATTAATGGATCAAATGATGCTTTTTGTAAAGTCCCCAATTCAAGGTCAAGCATTTCTGTCATCAACAAAGGCCAGATACAAATGACAAAGAATCATGAATAGTACCAGGCCAAACTTAATTTGATTAGGTAAGGAGCCTTCATCttaaaggtaaatattttgtCTATATAGTGTTAGATCTTCTTGAATAATCATTAAGCTTTTAAGTAACAGATTCATAAACACAAAGTTCAAGTTTCCATAATGCAGCATAAATACCCatgattttaagttttctttatatCAATTAAAATGGAAGATTCAAATGACTTTAAAAGCTAGTAAATGGAAtcaacttttcaaaaatttaggTTGAGGGCTTCAGTGATAATCTCTCATACAAGGACATGGTGATTAGTTCTGATTTAATATAATAGAACCACTCAAGCAGAATGCAAGGTTTCTGGAAAAGTTTCATTTTGAGAGGTCAGCAACACTTCTAAATGAAGGAATCAGGGTGATTGTTTTTATCTCCCTTACCTCTTATTGCCACAGATGGTTCCAGGGGTTTGGAGGTGGAAATTACACAAAAGGGATAGAGAGTCAGGGTTAAAGGACTATAAAGCTAATTAGTGCCTGATAGCATAGCTTTGACTACTTTTCAGTCAGTCACTAGCTCTCAGGTTAACGCTTTTCATTCCTTTAATCACAGAGATTAAAGATACCTACTTCCCTTTCCATTCAAGCACCAACTGCCTTCAAGGGGGAGTGGTGACGTGAATGGCAAGGAAAAGAGtatttccctctgcttttgtaCTTAAGCAAAAGCTCCTTGCAAACAgctcttttatgatttttactactgataggaaaatataaaaaagcttAAATAAAGGCTCCTTCCTAGAATActttttccatgtacttttttttcccccttcctaaaTGGAAAGACAATGCTGTATCCAGATAGTAATGTTTTGGGTCacagattaaaaggaaaaaaaagaatgaatttgggcTAGCATATAAATTTCATTAAGTGGAGACTCCTTGGTTAAAGAGCAAAATTTGCTgggcagggaggaagaaaaaaaggaagggggtaAGAAAAAGGACCCCCTTTGCTTAATGCTTACCATAGTCAGCTTTTTCATGGAAGACTTTAGTGAGGGAGTTTCCAAGAGGAGACTGAGATATTCTAAGTAGCAACAtttaggaagaaagaggaggtccAGTGGTCTCTGGGCTAGCTAGCTACAGAAACTGGCCCCAAGGAGTCACTGGCTGGAACTGGGGTAGACAAATGAGGAACTGCCCACACAGTACAGTTAGGAAGTATTTGGATAAAAATTCCTGGAAGCTGAAGTCTTCTTTCTTTATTGACGGAATCAACAGAACGTTTGTGGCAGTTGTCCATAAGGTCCAAACACAGCACATTCTGACATTCAAATAAAACCTATTTAAATGTGGTTCCTTTTGATTCCTTCAACTTTGTACTATGATTATCTGTGCAAAGGGGTTATAAATTGAAATAACCTCACTCACATCACCCCTATCCACTTTCTGGAGACTGACAGCTTGGTCCAAGTTGTTAAAAAAGCGATAGgctaaaagacaagaaaatagtCAACTACAATAAGCTACCAGGCCTAATCAAGAATGgcttattattcattttcttctttgaacgTTTTGCTTAAGTGCTTTATTAAAGCTACGAGCTCAGGGTTTCCACCACGTGCATCAATTTGTTTATAGGCTTTAGATTCAAGCTCTTTAAGAGTACTCCGGGTATATTCAAAAGAACCTACATTCTCAAGATAATGTacacagtattttttaatatctatatTTTCGGTTCTCTGGCGCAAGATATTCTGCACCTGGGTGCTTTCAGGTCTCGACCAAATAGCATGAATAGTAGGGAATGAGAACTTTCCCTCTGTTAGATCTTCACAAAAGCTTTTGTTTTCACTGTATTCTTTGGAGTGTAGATTAGCATAATCATCCCTAATTTGGAAAAAGAGCCCAAGTGTATTAAGTAGTGGCTTCAGATCTTCTTTGTAATCAGAGAACAACTGCATGAGACCTACTGCTAATCCAAATAGTCCACCTGTCTTTTGCAGCACCATAGCTTTATATTCTTCTTCAGTGGGACAAGTGTAATTATCCCTCCAATAAATGTCTAGACCTTGTCCCTGATGGAGTTCCAAAAGCTGGTGGGTAAAAAGCTTCACTGCATCTGGGTGGTCAAGGGTTAAGACTTTCTGTAGGccaagaaaatatacataattggCAGAATTGATGACAGATGGAATTCCATAGATGCTGTGTGCCACTGGAAAGCCACGTCGAAGTTTTGAGTTGTCTTCAATATCATCGATGAGCAAACTGGCATTATGCAACATTTCTGTCACTTCAATGATAATCTAACAAAAAAGACAATGacagtttcattttatttgaggtATTCAAAACACTAGTATTTAATTAACGTTATGAGAGTCTTGGATTCCTTAGTTTTTACAGTGAGTAATTATATAGCAAtctcaatataaaataatacatttatcaGCATTAAACTCAATTAAGAGCAAGAAGTATTTTATGTGACACCTATTAATTCGTTAGGGATTAAGAACAAGGTTAGATTTGGCTAAATACCTGTAGCTTATCTTCTGGAACTTTTAGCCAATGATTAAATGCCTGTGAAAGTTTGGTTCTCACTTGTTTAcctaaaattaaagaataaaatttggcaataaaattagtatttcagctataaaaaacatttagaaacttCCTGGAAAGCTGTTCAGACTTGAATCCAGCCCCATCCCTGCTGGGTTCCTATTGCCCCCTCTGCCTTCATATTCTAAAAGCtcacagtcttttaaaattagggcaaagaaaaaaaaaattagggcaaaAGAGATTCTAAAGTATTCAAATGGCTACTAGTAAGCCATTCCTTTCATCTTAACTTGTATCAACAATTTTGGAATGAAATAGCATTTTAGGAATTATGAtctaattcattccttttttgaaaaataagccAGTCTTGTTAGTGGCAGTTAATTAGCACTCCTTTTCAGAGAACTATAGACATTTCTAACGAAATATAATTTGCTATTGCATTCAATAAAATCTCATTAAATTACCTCTTAAAATTATCTACAATTCCTTTAAATTAAGGTTTTAAAGATTGTACAGCTCTGCCTCTTTCCTATCAAAAAATGAGATGACCATTCCCTGAAGTATTCCCTTTTAGCATCCCAACTTAGCCAAAAGTTAATTTTGACTTAGTTTTtcaatttcatcattttcttaCATGGAAAGCTCAAGAGGTCTTTGGGTAGTAGTAATCAATAGAAGTCATTTTAGCCCACATATAAAGAAATGGTAGATAAAAACCCCAACCAGTTCATTTAATAACATTCTACAAGCTTCCTGCTAGAGTGAATGCATAGTAACACCCTAATTTCAGATGAggtttcagaaaaaaagttacataaaaagTTTAAGTGAACAAAAACAGTATTTTCTAAGACCTacattttcccagcaccaatcACCCAAGCAAATGAATACTCAT is drawn from Vulpes vulpes isolate BD-2025 chromosome 4, VulVul3, whole genome shotgun sequence and contains these coding sequences:
- the GGPS1 gene encoding geranylgeranyl pyrophosphate synthase; the encoded protein is MEKTQETVQRILLEPYKYLLQLPGKQVRTKLSQAFNHWLKVPEDKLQIIIEVTEMLHNASLLIDDIEDNSKLRRGFPVAHSIYGIPSVINSANYVYFLGLQKVLTLDHPDAVKLFTHQLLELHQGQGLDIYWRDNYTCPTEEEYKAMVLQKTGGLFGLAVGLMQLFSDYKEDLKPLLNTLGLFFQIRDDYANLHSKEYSENKSFCEDLTEGKFSFPTIHAIWSRPESTQVQNILRQRTENIDIKKYCVHYLENVGSFEYTRSTLKELESKAYKQIDARGGNPELVALIKHLSKTFKEENE